A segment of the Chitinophagaceae bacterium genome:
GTTGAAAAATGAGTTTAACTGTTCCGCCAAATTTACTTTTTATGGTTTGCAGAATTTTTGCAGTACCAAGCAAAGAAGAGGTATGTGCATCATGGCCACAGGCATGCATTACAGCTTTGTTTTGCGATGCATATACAATATTGTTGACTTCTGAAATTGGCAACGCATCCATATCGGCACGCAATGCAATAACTTTATCAGAAGCTATTTCACCGGTGATAGTCGCCACAACTCCTGTATTGGCTAAAGACTTCCACGGTATCTTCATTTCATCAAGCGTGGATTTTACAAAAGCCGATGTTTGATATTCACAAAAAGATAATTCAGGATGTGCATGAAGATGCCTTCTGTTTTTTATAACTGTGCCGAATATTTCTTTTGCTAATTGCTGTATCTCATTTTTCAACATAACTGATTTGGAAAGATTTAATCATATCTGCTCTTAACGTTTAAAGCGACCGGGAAAGTACACCCTTATACAATACTCATCAGTATAAAATACAAGTGCCATCAATGGTTAAATTGTATTTTAAAAAAATCTGAAGGCTGTGGTCGGTGAGGACACCGACCACGGCCACCTGCCTTGGCTGGTGGCCTCACCAGCCAGGGAGCATATCAGTGTGTCACCTGTTTAGATGTTCGGTTATTTTGTTGCATGATAGAGTTGAATTAACCCGGATAATTTTACCGGAAAGTTTTCTGATAAAATATTCTCATCAAGAAACCCGATATAAAATTTCATTGGTTTTGCTAAAAGGGATGTTACGTTTCTGCCACGCCCGAAACCAAACACAACCATTCCATCTTTTGAAGCAACCCCATCTTTAGAAGTTCCCATGAAACCAAATGTATCATTGAGATCGTCTTTTTCACCGGGGGCCAGCACAAAAGAGTTTTTTCCTTTATTGTCGCCAAAATATACATAATCCCATTTGCCTTGTATTTCATTCTTCAGGAAATCGGGTTTATCTTTCCTGAGACCATCTTTATCATTGCCCCAGCTTTGTTGTTTTGGATTGAATTTTCCATTTATGGTGCCTTCATATAAAAACCAGTATTTCCTGCTTTCATCCATTTTAAGGATTTCCATTGCTGCATAATTTTCAAAAATCCTCCATCTCCATTTCCATTTTCCGTCTTTGCTTTCTGTTTCAATGGTATTGGCATTTACCTGGATGGAATTGCATTTTGCAAATCCGGGATGACCGATTCCCCCACCAGGTTCACCATCTACCAAATTGGGTAGTCCACGATAATCAGAAGCGGCAGAGGCAAGTGATGGTGGATTACCTGAATTGCGATAGCCGATCCAGTCAGTGCCGTATTTATCAACGATGCTTGAAAATCCGCCTGCTTCTTTTTGATAGTAATAGGTTGCTGATGGCGTTTGAATTTTAAAGCAGGCTTGCCCTTCGTCGCTATCCTCTGTAATTTTTATTGATGGATTCATAGCTTCGTTGCGCCAAACATGCAGGTATTTATAATTATCCCAGGCCGCTCCTACAATGTCCAGGTCTCCGTCATTATCCAGATCAAACAATCTTGTTCCAAGATGATTTTCTTTACCAGTGTCAATTAGAATTTTAGTAAAATTACCTTTACTATCATTTTGCCATATCTGTGTTTCATGCGTACTGCCTTTGTGTTCATTCGTGATGATATCAGCATCTCCATCCCTGTCAATATCTGCAACATCAAGACTATTCATGGAGTATTGCGTAACAATCGTATGCCTGAGCCATAAAGTATTACCAAATTCCTTTCGTTGCTCAAACCAGAACAAAGCGGCATCAGGCTTATCACCTGGGTAACGTTCTTCAGTAACCGCAATATCAAGCAGACCATCTTTATTAAAGTCGGCGCATTTAATTCTGTCGGGCCAGAAATTGGCGGTGCCCACCAGGTTCTCTTCCCATTTTACAACGGTTTCTTTGTCTCTACCGGGGTTAGCAAACCACACTATTGATTTTGGACCATTATGGTTGGAACGACTGGCGATAATATCTATATCACCATCTGCATCCACATCCCCAACACTAATACCTTCATCAATAATTTCTGTGTTACTGATTAATGTTTTTGGCCAGTTACCTTTTTGCGGATCTGCAGGAATTTGAAACATATACAATCCATCGCCGCCATTTAACAGTATTTCAGGTTTGCCCCCGGGAATAATTTGTGCTTTCAGGTATCCCTGGCCGTTTGTATGATCTGTTTCTTTGATCGAGCCAATTTTTGTTTTACTCCACTTAGCAAGCGATTTATCTGTTGCCTCAAGCCAGTAAACAGCAGGCAAAGCTTCTCCGATCATATCGGGCAGATCATCGTTATCTGCATTTATCCAGAGCATGCCGTCAATATTATCATTTAAGTCGGTGCGTTTCCACTTGTTTGTCAAATCGCCTCCGGGGCTGATATAAACATATCTTCCTGCAACAATATCAGCGTAGTGATCATTATTAATATCTTCTGCATCTGTACCAAAATATCTTAACCAGGATGGCTGCTGAAAATCACCCCACTTTGCACGGGAACTATCAGCCTCAATATATTTCCATGATGAAAGGGGCAGTTTATGATCGTTGCTTTTATTTTCCCAAAGTTGTAAGGGTGTCATGTTGTAATTACGTGGGCCAATAATATCGAGGTCTCCGTCACTATCCCAATCACCAACTGTACCGCTGTATATTCCTTTATTACTCAGCAACTGCCTGTCCCATACGGAACCATTATTTTTATTCAAATAAACGGCTACGTTGTGAGGCGTTGTTTCAGGAGTAGTATCTGTGTAAAAAATCAATTCACCAGTAACCAAATCAAGATCACTGTCGTTATCAATATCGGCTAAATGAAGTGTATGACAAAAATCAGATAGCCCGATTGTTCCCTTTATCCATTTTCCTGTGAATGGATTAGTGGGTGCTTTGTACCAGTTAATGGGATAGCCGTTTGTTTCACCTGATGCTACAACGATGTCCTGTAAACCATCTTTATCTATATCGCCAACTGCCACACGGCAATTATTATGATACCATTTTGTTTTGCCATTTTCATTCATTTTATACCAGGAGGAATCATAGTCATATTTCTTCCATTCAGCATTCCTGTCTTTGCCGGGGTTTTGCAGCCAGCATCCATTGATAACAATGTCGGTGCTGCCATCCCTGTCAACATCAAGCAGGGCAGTGCCATCATAAGGTGGTGCAGGAATAATTTTCTTTGCGAACACATTGTTTTTATCCTGGTAAAACATATCTATGCGGTGAGCCGAGCTTCTTGATATGACATCTTTTTTTCCGTCACCGTCAAAATCAGCAACAAGTATGTCTTTGGGATAAGGCGTAAACCCGATTCGAAAATATTTCCATTCACCTGTTTCATTTTTTCCGGGATTTTTCAGCCAGAACAATCCACCATTTTCATTTTCATCTTTGCCATCAATATCATCTGCGCCAACAACATCTTCCCAGCCATCATTGTCAACATCAGCAGTTGCAAATCCGCATGAACGGTAAACTAACTTTTGAATTAAATGATATTTGAAAGTCGGGGCTTCCAGCCAGCATAAGTTTTTTATATTGGTGGCATCATCGCCTTTGGCGTCAACATAATTGGAAACAATCACCAGATCATTCAGCCCATCTTTATTTACATCTACAATCTGTGGATGCAGGGCAACAGAGTCCATCAGTATTTTTTTTACGAAAGGGACTTGTGCAAAACAGGAGAGGCTTACAATGCTTAATGCTGCAGCGAAATATATTTTTTTCATTTGTAATTTATTTAAAGTGGTAAAAAACCGTTATTGATTAGTTTAATTATTAGTGATTGGATAATGCATCACTATGAGTTGATATGGCATCCAGAAATTCTTTTACAAACTCATCGTCAGTGAGGTGCTGATAATTTTTATAGATCCTGTTAATGTCTTCCATCTGCCCGGCGGAAAGTTCTTCTTCAGGATGTAAGCACCACCTGCCTTCAAGTATTCCCTGCCTGCGCAGCACTTCATGAATACCGGGTATGCAGCCTTTAAAGGAATTCTTTGCATCAAAGATTACCGCATTCATATCCGTAACTTCAATGCCTTTGGATAATAATGTTTCAACTCCTGCATAATCATGATCAATGCAATATTTTATTTCGTTTAAAAGTTCTACTGCTTTTTTTGTCCATACAGCCCAATGTCCAAGCAAGCCGCCTGCAAATCTTTTTTCAACTTTTTCTCCGTTAACAGTGAATTGATAGGGGGTAAGTAAATCAGCAATAATATTATCATCATTGCCAGTGTATAATGCAATCTCATTTCTTCTTGCAGAATCACAAACGGCTCTTACAACATCAATGGTTTGGTAACGGTTGAATGCGGCAATTTTTATAGCATGTACATTGGGAATGGCTGCTAAGTCACGCCAGAATTCATAACTCAATAACCGGCCACCCACTGCAGGCTGCAGATAAAAACCAAACACGGGAATAACTGCTGAAATAGCTTCGGTACGTTTAATGAGTTCTGCTTCTGAATATTCATTCAAACCTCCGTTGCTCACAAGCCCGAGATGGTAGCCATATTCAGCAGCCAGTTCAGCTTCTTTCAATGCCTGTTCTGTAGGTCCGCAGATACCTGCCACTTTAAGAAAAGGATGTTGTAACTGTGCTTTGTCAATTTCATCGGCTGCAATCCGAAGCACTGATTCAAGAAGATTTATTTCAGGTTTGCGTATTTCAAATTGAGTGGTATGAACGCCAACTGCCACGCCACCTGCACCACTCGCCATATAATACTTTGTAAGCAATCGCTGCCGTTCTTCATCTAATTGAAGATTTTGCGTTAATGCTAAAGGATGAGCAGGTATAACGGTACCCGACATCAACAATTGTTTCACAGACTCACTGAGTTCTTTATGCATGATTGTAAATTAAAATTGTCCTTTTCTTTCCTGGAAATGTGTTGGTTTATTCAGCGTTTTGCCTCCCTGGTTTATCCATTCTACCAACAGCTCCATCATTTTTTTCAATGTCACTTTTGGATAGCCAAACAGTCTGAATGATTCAGCAGCATTGCTAAGCAATGCAGTTGGCTGTTCTTCATTTACAAATTCCGGTTTTACTCCGAGAATTTTGCCATACTCTTCTGCCAGCTTTCTCACCGATATGGTTTCGGGGCCTGTAATATTTAATAACTTCGATGGCACACTGCAATGAAGCAATGAACGAATAGCCATTTCATTTGCATCGCCCTGCCATATTACATTTACATGGCCCATACTAAGATCAATTGGTTTTCCTTCTTTAACTGACTTCGCAATTTCAAGCAGCACACCATAACTGGTATCATTGGCGTAGTTTAACCGGTAGATTAATGTGGGCGTATTGTACTTTAATGAATAGTATTGAAAAAGCCGTTCTCTTCCCAGGCAGGATTGTGCATATTCACCAACAGGGCCTGTTTGCTGATCTTCACTTGCGCCTCCAGCAATAACCGGCGTTAGAGGATATACATTACCGGTAGAAAAAACTACAATACGGGAATCCTTAAATTTTTGTGCAACACGTCCGGGCAAGTAAGCATTCATAGCCCATGTAAGTGATTCCTTGCCTGTAGTTCCAAACTTTGTACCTGCGAGATAAAGTACATTCTTAACCGCTGGCAATTGTTGCAACTGATCATCATCGAGCAAATCAGCCGCAATGGTTTCTATTCCTTCTTTATTTAACGCTTCCTGTAAAGCGGGTTCAGAGAAACGGGCAACACCA
Coding sequences within it:
- a CDS encoding amidohydrolase; this encodes MLKNEIQQLAKEIFGTVIKNRRHLHAHPELSFCEYQTSAFVKSTLDEMKIPWKSLANTGVVATITGEIASDKVIALRADMDALPISEVNNIVYASQNKAVMHACGHDAHTSSLLGTAKILQTIKSKFGGTVKLIFQPGEENLPGGASLMIKEGGLENPKPHAVIGQHVMFFIDSDTLQINLAPYKYY
- a CDS encoding VCBS repeat-containing protein, translated to MKKIYFAAALSIVSLSCFAQVPFVKKILMDSVALHPQIVDVNKDGLNDLVIVSNYVDAKGDDATNIKNLCWLEAPTFKYHLIQKLVYRSCGFATADVDNDGWEDVVGADDIDGKDENENGGLFWLKNPGKNETGEWKYFRIGFTPYPKDILVADFDGDGKKDVISRSSAHRIDMFYQDKNNVFAKKIIPAPPYDGTALLDVDRDGSTDIVINGCWLQNPGKDRNAEWKKYDYDSSWYKMNENGKTKWYHNNCRVAVGDIDKDGLQDIVVASGETNGYPINWYKAPTNPFTGKWIKGTIGLSDFCHTLHLADIDNDSDLDLVTGELIFYTDTTPETTPHNVAVYLNKNNGSVWDRQLLSNKGIYSGTVGDWDSDGDLDIIGPRNYNMTPLQLWENKSNDHKLPLSSWKYIEADSSRAKWGDFQQPSWLRYFGTDAEDINNDHYADIVAGRYVYISPGGDLTNKWKRTDLNDNIDGMLWINADNDDLPDMIGEALPAVYWLEATDKSLAKWSKTKIGSIKETDHTNGQGYLKAQIIPGGKPEILLNGGDGLYMFQIPADPQKGNWPKTLISNTEIIDEGISVGDVDADGDIDIIASRSNHNGPKSIVWFANPGRDKETVVKWEENLVGTANFWPDRIKCADFNKDGLLDIAVTEERYPGDKPDAALFWFEQRKEFGNTLWLRHTIVTQYSMNSLDVADIDRDGDADIITNEHKGSTHETQIWQNDSKGNFTKILIDTGKENHLGTRLFDLDNDGDLDIVGAAWDNYKYLHVWRNEAMNPSIKITEDSDEGQACFKIQTPSATYYYQKEAGGFSSIVDKYGTDWIGYRNSGNPPSLASAASDYRGLPNLVDGEPGGGIGHPGFAKCNSIQVNANTIETESKDGKWKWRWRIFENYAAMEILKMDESRKYWFLYEGTINGKFNPKQQSWGNDKDGLRKDKPDFLKNEIQGKWDYVYFGDNKGKNSFVLAPGEKDDLNDTFGFMGTSKDGVASKDGMVVFGFGRGRNVTSLLAKPMKFYIGFLDENILSENFPVKLSGLIQLYHATK
- a CDS encoding dihydrodipicolinate synthase family protein, which encodes MHKELSESVKQLLMSGTVIPAHPLALTQNLQLDEERQRLLTKYYMASGAGGVAVGVHTTQFEIRKPEINLLESVLRIAADEIDKAQLQHPFLKVAGICGPTEQALKEAELAAEYGYHLGLVSNGGLNEYSEAELIKRTEAISAVIPVFGFYLQPAVGGRLLSYEFWRDLAAIPNVHAIKIAAFNRYQTIDVVRAVCDSARRNEIALYTGNDDNIIADLLTPYQFTVNGEKVEKRFAGGLLGHWAVWTKKAVELLNEIKYCIDHDYAGVETLLSKGIEVTDMNAVIFDAKNSFKGCIPGIHEVLRRQGILEGRWCLHPEEELSAGQMEDINRIYKNYQHLTDDEFVKEFLDAISTHSDALSNH
- a CDS encoding NAD(P)-dependent oxidoreductase, translating into MENIEAGYKNLLLPSDDLVTDMAKIDGDIIILGVGGKMGPALARVAKQAVDKAGVNKKIIGVARFSEPALQEALNKEGIETIAADLLDDDQLQQLPAVKNVLYLAGTKFGTTGKESLTWAMNAYLPGRVAQKFKDSRIVVFSTGNVYPLTPVIAGGASEDQQTGPVGEYAQSCLGRERLFQYYSLKYNTPTLIYRLNYANDTSYGVLLEIAKSVKEGKPIDLSMGHVNVIWQGDANEMAIRSLLHCSVPSKLLNITGPETISVRKLAEEYGKILGVKPEFVNEEQPTALLSNAAESFRLFGYPKVTLKKMMELLVEWINQGGKTLNKPTHFQERKGQF